The following coding sequences lie in one Capsicum annuum cultivar UCD-10X-F1 chromosome 5, UCD10Xv1.1, whole genome shotgun sequence genomic window:
- the LOC107870462 gene encoding probable potassium transporter 17 has translation MQKTDSNFIITKKNTKERVVCTLSGNLRPNQLRPCFLFVPSKRVLRVTTSYLFFYYKLSRNLIHFPSLYSLQTLEWAMDRQTGRHDSSAAVQPDAAVLVAVHDGDTIINNDTKDTSRWGTLVLAYKTLGVVFGGLVTSPLYVYPSMPLKSPTEDDYLGIYSIMFWTLSLIGVVKYATIALKADDQGEGGTFALYSLLCRNINIGILSSKNASLNTSHSYVNQSKKPSRLGKFCERSLIARRVLLFIAMLGMCMLIGDGILTPAISVLSAMDGLRARFPSVSKSLVETLSAIVLIVLFLLQKFGTSRVSFLFSPIMGAWTLTTPLVGIYSIIKHYPSIFKAISPHYIVLFLRNGKQGWIYLGGTVLCITGSEAMFADLGHFNRSSIRIAFFFTIYPSLVLTYAGQTAYLIRNPDDHFDGFYKFIPSAVYWPIFVIATLAAIVASQSLISATFSVIKQSVVLDYFPRVKVVHTSSSKEGEVYSPEVNYILMILCVAVILIFGDGQDIGNAFGVVVSMVMLITTILLTLVMIIIWRTPLALVALYFIVFFVIESVYVSAIFTKIPEGGWIPFAISLILAFIMFGWFYGRQRKLQYELTHKIDSARLRTLLMDPGLQRVPGLCFFYTNIQDGLTPILGHYIKNMRSLHKVTVFTTLRYLLVPKVAPGERIVVSKLGLSGVYRCVIRYGYADKLSLEGDDLVNQVIESLRAHVLHCSNHNSTEESDEISELEEAKLAGVVHIRGKTRFYIGKHCGWFDRTMLAFYEVLHSNCRSALPAMGVPLPQRIEVGMLYEA, from the exons ATGCAAAAAACTGACTCAAACTTTATAATTacaaaaaagaatacaaaagaaAGAGTAGTGTGTACTCTCTCAGGTAATCTAAGACCAAATCAACTCAGACCATGTTTTTTGTTTGTTCCATCAAAAAGAGTCTTGCGTGTAACCACCTCTTACCTCTTTTTCTACTACAAACTCTCACGTAATCTAATACACTTTCCCTCCCTCTACTCCTTACAAACTCTTGAGTGGGCCATGGATCGACAAACCGGACGGCACGACTCCTCTGCGGCGGTTCAGCCGGATGCAGCCGTTTTGGTGGCGGTGCATGACGGCGACACCATCATTAACAATGACACAAAG GATACTAGCCGATGGGGGACCTTGGTCCTTGCATACAAGACCTTAGGAGTTGTTTTTGGGGGTCTTGTCACGTCTCCACTCTATGTATATCCATCAATGCCGTTAAAGTCTCCTACTGAGGATGATTATTTGGGGATCTACAGCATAATGTTTTGGACTCTCAGTCTAATTGGTGTTGTCAAATATGCTACCATAGCTCTCAAAGCTGATGATCAGGGCGAAG GTGGAACATTTGCTCTTTATTCATTACTCTGCAGGAATATAAATATTGGGATTCTTTCTTCCAAGAATGCCAGTTTGAATACAAGCCATTCCTATGTTAATCAATCAAAAAAGCCAAGTAGGTTGGGTAAATTTTGTGAGAGGAGTTTGATTGCCAGAAGGGTACTGCTTTTCATTGCAATGTTGGGTATGTGCATGCTAATTGGTGATGGCATACTTACACCTGCCATCTCAG TGTTGTCTGCAATGGATGGCTTAAGAGCGCGTTTTCCCTCAGTCAGTAAAT CGTTGGTCGAAACTCTCTCAGCAATCGTTCTCATTGTTCTATTCCTCCTGCAGAAATTTGGTACTTCACGAGTGAGTTTCCTGTTCTCTCCTATCATGGGTGCATGGACTCTTACCACTCCTCTCGTTGGGATATACAGTATCATAAAGCATTATCCGAGCATATTCAAGGCAATATCTCCCCATTACATAGTTCTCTTCTTACGAAATGGAAAGCAAGGATGGATATATCTTGGTGGAACTGTCCTCTGCATTACAG GTTCTGAAGCAATGTTTGCTGATCTTGGTCATTTCAACAGGAGTTCAATTCGG ATAGCGTTTTTCTTTACTATATATCCATCATTAGTGCTGACATATGCGGGCCAGACGGCATATCTGATCAGAAATCCTGATGACCATTTTGATGGATTTTACAAGTTTATACCATCTGCTGTGTACTGGCCAATTTTTGTTATAGCCACATTAGCTGCAATAGTTGCAAGTCAATCGCTGATTTCAGCCACCTTTTCTGTTATTAAGCAATCAGTTGTGTTGGATTATTTTCCTCGGGTGAAGGTAGTTCACACATCCTCCAGCAAAGAAGGCGAGGTTTACTCACCAGAAGTTAACTACATCCTTATGATTCTCTGTGTTGCAGTCATACTAATTTTTGGAGATGGTCAAGACATCGGGAATGCCTTTG GTGTTGTTGTTAGCATGGTTATGCTTATAACCACTATATTGTTGACACTGGTTATGATCATTATATGGAGAACTCCACTTGCTCTGGTCGCACTGTACTTCATCGTGTTTTTTGTGATTGAAAGTGTATATGTCAGTGCAATCTTCACAAAAATTCCAGAAGGTGGTTGGATTCCTTTTGCCATCTCTCTCATCCTTGCTTTCATTATGTTTGGATGGTTCTATGGCAGGCAGAGAAAACTTCAGTACGAATTGACACACAAGATAGACTCGGCGAGACTAAGGACACTGCTAATGGATCCAGGTCTTCAGAGAGTTCCCGGACTCTGCTTCTTCTACACAAATATCCAAGATGGTTTAACCCCaattttaggtcattacataAAGAACATGAGATCTCTTCACAAAGTTACTGTATTTACAACTCTTCGGTACTTGCTGGTTCCTAAAGTAGCACCAGGTGAAAGGATTGTTGTTAGTAAACTAGGTCTCAGTGGGGTTTATAGATGTGTGATTCGGTATGGTTATGCAGATAAGCTTAGTCTTGAAGGGGATGATTTGGTTAATCAAGTTATTGAGAGTTTACGGGCTCATGTGCTCCACTGTTCCAACCACAACTCAACAGAGGAGTCAGACGAAATTTCTGAGTTGGAAGAGGCAAAGCTTGCTGGAGTGGTCCATATTCGTGGAAAGACAAGGTTTTATATTGGTAAGCACTGTGGCTGGTTTGATAGAACAATGCTTGCTTTCTATGAAGTTTTGCACAGCAACTGTAGATCTGCACTGCCTGCTATGGGTGTACCATTACCTCAACGTATCGAGGTTGGAATGCTCTACGAGGCTTGA